In Streptomyces sp. NBC_01439, the following are encoded in one genomic region:
- the pflB gene encoding formate C-acetyltransferase, whose translation MTVTVQHSADPSPLVTRSWRGFTGEEWQRHIDVRSFIQANYTPYEGDAAFLAGPTERTRTVWKTVTALFPEERRKGVLDVDTAMPSTITSHAPGYIDRDLELIVGLQTDAPLKRAIMPNGGLRMVDNALRAYGFEPDPFVTKVFGTYRKTHNDGVFDAYTPEMLGARRAGIITGLPDAYGRGRIIGDYRRVALYGTARLIEAKRAERTRMDETPSTADVIRDREELAEQIRALGELERMAVSYGCDVSRPAATAHEAIQWLYFGFLAAVKEQNGAAMSLGRTSTFLDVYLQRDLDEGKIDESRAQELIDDFVIKLRIVRFLRTPEYDALFSGDPTWVTESIGGIGEDGRSLVTRTSFRLLQTLYNLGPAPEPNLTVLWSPRLPAGFKQFCAQTSIDTSSIQYESDDLLRPRTGDDTAIACCVSAMAVGKQMQFFGARVNLAKALLYAINGGRDEMNGEQVAPATAPLTGEQLDYADVADAYDRTLDWLAATYVNALNVIHYMHDKYAYERIEMALHDHPVHRTMACGIAGLSVAADSLSAIKHARVRVIRDATGLAVDYHVAGDYPTYGNDDDRADRIAVDLVRSFMAKVRRHPAYRGAEHTQSVLTITSNVVYGKHTGNTPDGRRAGTPFAPGANPMNGRDRHGMAASALSVAKIPYDQARDGISLTSTITPEGLGHDPAERAEHLVGILDAYAAAGGFHMNVNVLDRATLEDAMEHPDNYPDLTIRVSGYAVNFVRLTREQQLDVINRTFHGAR comes from the coding sequence ATGACCGTGACCGTCCAGCACTCTGCCGACCCCAGCCCCCTCGTCACCCGGTCGTGGCGTGGTTTCACCGGCGAGGAGTGGCAGCGACACATCGACGTCCGTTCCTTCATCCAGGCCAACTACACGCCCTACGAGGGCGATGCCGCATTCCTCGCCGGTCCCACGGAGCGCACCCGCACCGTGTGGAAGACCGTCACCGCGCTCTTCCCGGAGGAGCGCCGCAAGGGTGTGCTCGACGTGGACACCGCCATGCCGTCCACCATCACCTCCCACGCGCCCGGCTACATCGACCGCGACCTGGAACTGATCGTCGGATTGCAGACCGATGCTCCGCTGAAGCGGGCGATCATGCCCAACGGCGGGCTGCGGATGGTGGACAACGCGCTGCGCGCGTACGGCTTCGAACCGGATCCGTTCGTCACCAAGGTCTTCGGCACGTACCGCAAGACCCACAACGACGGTGTCTTCGACGCCTACACCCCCGAAATGCTGGGTGCCCGCAGGGCCGGCATCATCACCGGCCTGCCAGACGCCTACGGGCGAGGCCGCATCATCGGCGACTACCGCCGCGTCGCGCTGTACGGAACCGCCCGGCTGATCGAGGCCAAGCGAGCCGAGCGGACCCGGATGGATGAGACACCGTCCACGGCCGACGTGATCCGCGACCGCGAGGAACTGGCCGAGCAGATCAGGGCACTGGGCGAGCTGGAACGGATGGCCGTCTCCTACGGCTGCGACGTGTCCCGTCCCGCAGCCACCGCGCACGAGGCCATCCAATGGCTCTACTTCGGCTTCCTCGCCGCCGTGAAGGAGCAGAACGGCGCGGCGATGTCCCTGGGCCGCACCTCCACCTTCCTGGACGTCTACCTTCAGCGTGACCTCGACGAAGGGAAAATCGACGAGAGCCGCGCCCAGGAACTCATCGACGACTTCGTGATCAAGCTGCGGATCGTGCGGTTCCTGCGCACACCGGAGTACGACGCGCTGTTCTCCGGCGACCCCACCTGGGTCACCGAGTCCATCGGCGGCATCGGAGAGGACGGCCGCTCCCTGGTCACCCGCACGTCCTTCCGCCTTCTCCAGACCCTGTACAACCTCGGCCCCGCCCCCGAGCCCAACCTGACCGTGCTGTGGTCCCCCCGGCTGCCGGCGGGCTTCAAGCAGTTCTGCGCCCAGACATCCATCGACACCAGCTCCATCCAGTACGAGTCCGACGACCTCCTTCGCCCCCGCACCGGCGACGACACCGCGATCGCCTGCTGCGTCTCCGCGATGGCGGTGGGCAAGCAGATGCAATTCTTCGGTGCCCGTGTGAATCTGGCCAAGGCGCTGCTGTACGCCATCAACGGCGGCCGCGATGAGATGAACGGCGAGCAGGTCGCCCCGGCGACGGCCCCGCTGACCGGCGAGCAGCTCGACTACGCCGATGTGGCCGACGCGTACGACCGCACGCTGGACTGGCTCGCCGCGACCTACGTCAACGCGCTCAACGTGATCCACTACATGCACGACAAGTACGCCTACGAGCGCATCGAGATGGCCCTGCACGACCACCCGGTGCATCGGACGATGGCCTGTGGCATCGCTGGGCTGTCCGTGGCGGCCGACAGCCTCTCGGCCATCAAGCACGCCCGTGTCAGAGTCATTCGGGATGCCACCGGGCTCGCCGTCGACTACCACGTCGCGGGCGACTACCCGACCTACGGCAACGACGACGACCGCGCCGACCGCATCGCGGTCGACCTGGTCCGCTCCTTCATGGCCAAGGTGCGCCGCCACCCGGCCTATCGGGGGGCCGAGCACACACAGTCGGTGCTCACCATCACCTCCAACGTCGTCTACGGCAAGCACACCGGCAACACCCCCGACGGCCGCCGTGCGGGTACGCCTTTCGCCCCGGGCGCAAACCCGATGAACGGACGTGACCGACACGGGATGGCGGCATCGGCGCTGTCGGTCGCGAAGATCCCGTATGACCAGGCCCGCGACGGCATCTCCCTGACGTCCACCATCACACCGGAGGGCTTGGGGCACGATCCGGCCGAACGTGCGGAACACCTCGTCGGAATCCTCGACGCCTACGCCGCCGCAGGCGGTTTCCACATGAACGTCAACGTCCTCGACCGAGCCACCCTCGAGGACGCCATGGAACACCCGGACAACTACCCCGACCTGACCATCCGCGTCTCCGGCTACGCCGTCAACTTCGTCCGCCTCACGCGCGAACAGCAACTCGACGTCATCAACCGCACCTTCCACGGTGCGCGATGA
- the ppdK gene encoding pyruvate, phosphate dikinase, producing MTTYVYDFSEGGRDMAGLLGGKGANLAEMARMGLPVPPGFTVTTEACRIFLATGQAPDGLDRQIGEHLAALERAAGKRLGQVDDPLLLSVRSGARFSMPGMMETILDIGLNDLSVLGLAKTPERERFAWDSYRRLVQMFGSTVMGVDGSHFEAALAAVKQQHSRGDDTQLDTCDLIRIVETFKDLIHERTGEEFPQDPAEQLRRAVLAVFTSWNGDRARLYRRREHIPDDLGTAVNIQTMVFGNLGADSGSGVAFTRDPATGRQGVYGDYLPNAQGEDVVAGIRNTVPLQDLAGLDPASFARLRSYMDRLEAHYRDLCDIEFTIERGTLWMLQTRIGKRTAQAAFAIASQLADEGLISEREALGRVGGEALARLMFPRFATTDSSEVIARGVPASPGAAVGAVVFDSAEAVRRAAAGEKVVLVRQETTPDDLPGMVAAQAVLTSRGGKTSHAAVVARGMGKVCVCGAEGIVVDTRERRFSAGGVTVPEGTVVSVDGSEGVVRLGSVPLVDSDVMRYFEEGGVLPADGTARQPVRDVHRLMRQADAVRGLEVRANADTPEDAARARRFGAQGIGLCRTEHMFLGDRRPLVEAMILAHGDTEREAALAALLPLQRHDFIGILEAMDGLPVTVRLLDPPLHEFLPDRTELAVRLARGEALGTPADPHDSELLAAVTRMHEENPMLGLRGVRLGLVAMQVRALAEAVVARRRAGGDPRAEIMVPLVDAVEELHLVREEVDRVLAEVSQETGVDVTCPVGTMIELPRAALTAGRIAKEAAFFSFGTNDLTQTTWGFSRDDVEAAFFSAYLDKGVFPVSPFETIDREGVGRLVRIAVEEGRAARPDLKIGVCGEHGGDPASVHFFHGAGLDYVSCSPFRVPVARLEAGRAALEANGTDASA from the coding sequence ATGACCACCTATGTGTACGACTTCTCCGAGGGCGGCCGGGACATGGCCGGTCTCCTGGGAGGCAAGGGAGCGAACCTCGCGGAGATGGCGCGCATGGGCCTGCCCGTGCCGCCCGGCTTCACCGTCACCACCGAAGCCTGCCGGATCTTCCTCGCCACGGGGCAGGCTCCGGACGGCCTCGACCGGCAGATCGGCGAGCATCTCGCGGCGCTGGAACGAGCCGCCGGGAAGCGGCTCGGCCAGGTGGACGACCCGCTCCTGCTCTCCGTCCGCTCGGGGGCGAGGTTCTCGATGCCGGGCATGATGGAGACCATCCTCGACATCGGGCTGAACGATCTCTCGGTCCTGGGCCTGGCCAAGACCCCCGAGCGCGAACGCTTCGCCTGGGACTCCTACCGGCGCCTCGTGCAGATGTTCGGCAGTACGGTCATGGGCGTCGACGGTTCCCACTTCGAGGCGGCGCTCGCCGCCGTCAAGCAGCAACACAGCCGGGGCGACGACACGCAGTTGGACACCTGCGACCTCATCCGGATCGTCGAGACCTTCAAGGACCTGATCCACGAGCGGACCGGGGAGGAATTCCCGCAGGATCCGGCCGAGCAACTCCGGCGGGCGGTACTCGCCGTCTTCACCTCTTGGAACGGCGACCGCGCACGCCTGTACCGCCGGCGTGAGCACATTCCGGACGATCTGGGCACCGCGGTCAATATTCAGACCATGGTCTTCGGCAATCTCGGTGCGGACTCAGGCAGCGGCGTCGCCTTCACCCGGGATCCGGCGACCGGCCGACAGGGCGTCTACGGCGACTACCTGCCCAACGCCCAAGGGGAAGACGTCGTCGCCGGCATCCGCAACACCGTGCCCCTCCAGGACTTGGCCGGTCTCGACCCTGCGTCGTTCGCGCGGCTGCGCAGCTACATGGACCGGCTGGAGGCCCACTACCGCGATCTGTGCGACATCGAGTTCACCATCGAACGCGGCACGCTGTGGATGCTCCAGACCCGCATCGGCAAGCGCACGGCCCAGGCCGCCTTCGCCATCGCCTCCCAGCTAGCCGACGAAGGACTGATCAGCGAGCGGGAAGCGCTGGGCCGGGTCGGCGGCGAGGCGCTCGCACGGCTGATGTTTCCCCGCTTCGCCACCACGGACTCGAGCGAGGTCATCGCGCGGGGCGTGCCCGCCTCACCGGGAGCGGCCGTGGGAGCCGTCGTGTTCGACTCCGCGGAAGCGGTCCGCAGGGCGGCCGCCGGCGAGAAGGTCGTTCTCGTACGTCAGGAGACGACGCCCGACGACCTGCCGGGCATGGTCGCCGCCCAGGCGGTGCTCACCAGCCGGGGCGGGAAGACCAGCCACGCCGCGGTCGTCGCGCGCGGCATGGGCAAGGTGTGCGTGTGCGGGGCGGAGGGCATCGTCGTGGACACCCGGGAGCGGCGCTTCAGCGCCGGTGGCGTGACGGTCCCCGAAGGCACGGTCGTCTCCGTCGACGGGTCGGAAGGCGTGGTGCGCCTCGGCTCCGTACCCCTGGTCGACTCCGACGTCATGCGGTACTTCGAGGAGGGCGGCGTGCTGCCGGCCGACGGCACGGCCCGGCAGCCGGTGCGTGATGTGCACCGGCTCATGCGGCAGGCGGACGCCGTGCGAGGCCTGGAGGTCAGGGCGAACGCGGACACCCCCGAGGACGCGGCCCGCGCCCGTCGCTTCGGTGCCCAGGGGATCGGCCTGTGCCGTACCGAGCACATGTTCCTCGGCGACCGGCGCCCCCTGGTCGAGGCGATGATCCTCGCGCACGGCGACACCGAACGAGAGGCGGCACTCGCGGCGCTGCTGCCGCTCCAGAGGCACGACTTCATCGGCATCCTCGAAGCGATGGACGGCCTGCCGGTCACCGTCCGGCTGCTGGACCCGCCACTTCACGAGTTCCTGCCGGACCGCACGGAACTCGCCGTCCGTCTCGCACGCGGCGAAGCGCTCGGCACACCGGCCGATCCGCACGACAGCGAACTCCTGGCGGCCGTTACGCGCATGCACGAGGAGAACCCGATGCTCGGCCTGCGTGGTGTGCGCCTGGGGCTGGTGGCCATGCAGGTACGGGCCCTCGCGGAGGCCGTCGTCGCGCGCAGGCGTGCGGGCGGCGACCCTCGGGCGGAGATCATGGTCCCGCTGGTGGACGCGGTCGAGGAGCTCCACCTCGTACGGGAGGAAGTGGACCGGGTCCTGGCAGAGGTTTCGCAAGAGACCGGCGTCGACGTCACCTGCCCGGTCGGAACCATGATCGAACTGCCCAGGGCGGCTCTCACCGCCGGCCGGATCGCGAAGGAGGCGGCGTTCTTCTCCTTCGGCACGAACGACCTGACACAGACCACCTGGGGCTTCTCCCGCGACGACGTCGAAGCCGCGTTCTTCTCCGCGTACCTCGACAAGGGCGTCTTCCCCGTCTCCCCGTTCGAGACGATCGACCGTGAAGGCGTCGGCCGGCTGGTGCGGATCGCGGTCGAGGAGGGCCGGGCAGCTCGCCCGGACCTGAAGATCGGCGTGTGCGGGGAGCATGGAGGAGACCCCGCTTCGGTCCACTTCTTCCACGGGGCCGGGCTGGACTACGTCTCCTGTTCGCCCTTCCGTGTCCCGGTCGCCCGCCTTGAGGCCGGCCGGGCAGCCCTGGAAGCGAACGGCACCGACGCGAGCGCATAG
- a CDS encoding universal stress protein → MSRTVTVTVGFDGSRESLAAVDWAAGEAVRRAAPLRILQVWSKDDDPRTRLVAPATAQGWGERALGTAGRRLRRRHPGLRTETHWVCGDPVEELCAAADEAELLVLGSRGLGRPAGFLAGSVSLAVLARTRRPVVLVRPHNRPAAGEDGPAGEVVVGLDVSAPGDEVLAFGFAAADRYGCGLRVLHTWAVPSLYGADMGAALQLMWAEVAQDARRALDEALAPWTEKYPGVSVVRECRQGRPAQDLAEASRGARLVVVGRRNRRARIGTHIGAVTHAVIHHSLAPVTVVPHD, encoded by the coding sequence ATGTCCCGCACCGTCACCGTCACCGTCGGCTTCGACGGATCCCGTGAGAGCCTCGCCGCCGTGGACTGGGCTGCCGGGGAGGCAGTGCGCCGCGCGGCGCCGCTCCGGATTCTCCAGGTCTGGAGCAAGGACGACGATCCGCGTACCCGCCTGGTGGCGCCGGCGACCGCTCAGGGGTGGGGTGAGCGGGCGCTCGGTACGGCGGGGAGGCGACTGCGCCGACGCCACCCGGGTCTGCGGACCGAGACGCATTGGGTCTGCGGTGACCCGGTGGAGGAGCTGTGTGCTGCCGCGGACGAGGCGGAGCTGTTGGTGCTCGGCTCCCGTGGCCTGGGCAGGCCGGCCGGCTTCCTCGCCGGATCCGTCTCGCTGGCCGTGCTCGCCCGCACCCGGCGCCCGGTCGTTCTGGTCCGCCCGCACAACCGCCCGGCGGCCGGGGAGGACGGGCCGGCCGGAGAGGTCGTGGTCGGCCTGGACGTGTCCGCACCCGGCGACGAGGTGCTCGCCTTCGGCTTCGCGGCGGCCGACCGGTACGGCTGCGGTCTGCGGGTACTGCACACCTGGGCCGTTCCGTCGCTCTACGGAGCCGACATGGGCGCCGCCCTGCAACTGATGTGGGCGGAAGTCGCGCAGGACGCGCGCCGGGCGCTCGACGAGGCGCTGGCCCCGTGGACGGAGAAGTACCCCGGTGTTTCCGTCGTCCGTGAATGCCGCCAGGGCCGGCCGGCGCAGGACCTCGCGGAAGCCTCGCGAGGGGCCCGGCTGGTCGTGGTGGGTCGCCGGAACCGGCGTGCGCGGATCGGTACGCACATCGGGGCCGTCACCCACGCCGTCATCCACCACTCCCTGGCTCCCGTCACGGTCGTGCCGCACGACTGA
- a CDS encoding response regulator encodes MTDSSGGLTGKEPVRVFLLDDHEVVRRGVHDLLDAEPDLTVVGEAGTVEQALVRVPALRPQVAVLDVRLPDGDGVSVCRELRSRMPDLACLMLTSFDDEEALLDAIMAGASGYVLKQITGTDLVNAVRTVASGQSMLDPGATARVMARLRGGPPQEELPQGLPGLTEREREILALVGEGLTNREIGQRLYLAEKTVKNNISRLLAKLGVERRVQAAVIATQALAAQGDQSGRLGKV; translated from the coding sequence ATGACGGACAGCAGCGGCGGCCTCACCGGGAAGGAACCGGTCAGGGTCTTCCTCCTCGACGATCACGAGGTCGTGCGCCGCGGTGTGCACGATCTGCTGGACGCCGAGCCGGACCTGACCGTGGTAGGGGAGGCGGGCACGGTCGAGCAGGCGCTCGTCCGTGTGCCCGCGCTGCGCCCGCAGGTCGCCGTCCTGGATGTGCGCCTGCCGGACGGGGACGGCGTGAGTGTCTGCCGGGAGCTGCGCTCCCGCATGCCCGACCTCGCCTGCCTGATGCTGACGTCGTTCGACGACGAGGAGGCGCTGCTCGACGCGATCATGGCCGGCGCTTCCGGATACGTGCTCAAGCAGATCACCGGAACCGACCTGGTGAACGCCGTGCGGACGGTCGCCTCCGGCCAGTCCATGCTGGACCCCGGCGCTACGGCGCGGGTGATGGCCCGGCTGCGCGGCGGACCTCCGCAGGAGGAGCTTCCACAGGGTCTGCCCGGCCTGACGGAGCGCGAGCGTGAGATCCTCGCTCTTGTCGGGGAAGGGCTGACCAATCGTGAGATCGGTCAGCGGCTCTACCTGGCGGAGAAGACGGTCAAGAACAACATCTCCCGGCTGCTCGCCAAACTGGGCGTCGAACGGCGAGTGCAGGCCGCCGTCATCGCCACGCAGGCTCTGGCCGCCCAGGGAGACCAGAGCGGGCGGCTCGGCAAGGTGTGA
- the adhE gene encoding bifunctional acetaldehyde-CoA/alcohol dehydrogenase, which produces MTQATSDPRTTTDGTPSDTLIAVNLLVDNASKALADFESFTQEQVDHIVAKASVAALDQHTALARSAVEETGRGVFEDKAVKNMFACEHVTHSMSRARTVGVIGRDDIEGIIEIAEPVGVLCAVTPVTNPTSTTIFKALLALKTRNPVVFAFHPSAQACSTEAARIVRDAAVAAGAPEHCVQWIEAPSIEATSLLMRHPGVAMILATGGNAMVKAAYSAGKPAVGVGAGNVPAYVHHSADLRRAVNDLVLSKSFDNGMICASEQAVILDTDVYDEALAEFRRLHAYVATAEEKRKLETYLFPPDPAGRQGRVNPAAVGQSPDRIAEQAGFTVPADTSLILAEASHVGPDEPLTREKLCPVLSVLRAGSTEEGFDLAADMVDFHGQGHSAVIHTGDPALAERYGRRMKTVRIIVNSPSSQGAIGGIYNRLVPSLTLGCGSWGSTSVSDNVSAAQLLNIKRVTTRQNNMQWFKVPPKIYFEPQAIRYLAAMPDVHRVTVVTDATMTRLGYVERVSRVLQQRQQPVTIQVIDDVEPEPSIDSVQRGAALMRDFRPDTIIALGGGSPMDAAKVMWLLYEQPDVDFADMRQKFSDIRKRAFRFPVLGKRARLVCVPTTSGTGAEVTPFAVISDPATGKKYPLADYALTPSVAIIDPVLTNDLPASLAADSGFDALTHATEAYVSVYANDFTDGLALHAIRLVFDHLEAAVTGEAARRSVAREKMHNAGTIAGMAFGNAFLGIVHAMSHTLGATFHIAHGRTNAILLPHVIRYNGTVPGKLTGWPKYESYRAPERFQDIARALGLPASTPAEGVASYAAAVERLRDAVGIEPSFRALGLDEAAFIGALPQQALNAYEDQCAPANPRMPMLDDMEDIMRAAYYAGPRPLPSF; this is translated from the coding sequence ATGACACAGGCGACCAGCGACCCCCGCACCACCACCGACGGCACCCCGTCGGACACGCTCATCGCCGTGAACCTCCTGGTCGACAACGCCTCCAAGGCGCTCGCCGACTTCGAGTCCTTCACGCAGGAGCAGGTCGACCACATCGTCGCCAAGGCCTCGGTGGCCGCCCTGGATCAGCACACCGCCCTGGCCCGCTCGGCGGTGGAGGAGACCGGGCGGGGTGTCTTCGAGGACAAGGCGGTGAAGAACATGTTCGCCTGCGAGCACGTCACCCACAGCATGTCCCGGGCGAGGACGGTCGGCGTCATCGGCCGTGACGACATCGAGGGCATCATCGAGATCGCCGAACCCGTAGGTGTGCTCTGCGCGGTCACGCCCGTCACCAACCCGACCTCTACCACCATCTTCAAGGCGTTGCTGGCGCTGAAGACACGCAACCCCGTCGTATTCGCCTTCCACCCCTCCGCGCAGGCATGCAGCACCGAAGCCGCACGCATCGTGCGGGACGCCGCCGTCGCCGCCGGAGCGCCCGAGCACTGCGTGCAGTGGATCGAGGCTCCCTCCATCGAGGCCACGAGCCTCCTCATGCGACACCCAGGCGTCGCGATGATCCTGGCGACCGGCGGCAACGCCATGGTCAAGGCCGCCTACTCGGCCGGCAAGCCCGCCGTCGGCGTCGGCGCCGGCAACGTGCCCGCCTACGTGCACCACAGCGCCGACCTGCGCCGGGCGGTCAACGACCTCGTCCTTTCCAAGTCCTTCGACAACGGCATGATCTGCGCGTCGGAGCAGGCGGTCATCCTGGACACCGACGTGTACGACGAGGCGCTCGCCGAATTCCGGCGCCTTCACGCGTACGTCGCCACGGCCGAGGAGAAGCGGAAGCTGGAGACCTACCTCTTTCCGCCCGACCCGGCCGGCCGGCAGGGCCGCGTCAACCCGGCAGCCGTCGGACAGAGCCCCGACCGGATCGCCGAGCAGGCCGGGTTCACCGTACCCGCGGACACCTCGCTCATCCTGGCCGAGGCGAGCCACGTCGGGCCCGACGAGCCGCTGACGCGGGAGAAGCTCTGCCCCGTCCTCAGCGTGCTGCGGGCCGGGTCCACCGAGGAGGGCTTCGACCTCGCGGCAGACATGGTCGACTTCCACGGGCAAGGACACAGCGCAGTGATCCACACCGGGGACCCGGCCCTCGCCGAGCGCTACGGCCGTCGTATGAAGACCGTACGGATCATCGTCAACTCGCCGTCCTCGCAGGGAGCGATCGGCGGCATCTACAACCGTCTGGTTCCGTCCCTGACCCTGGGCTGCGGTTCCTGGGGCAGTACTTCGGTCTCGGACAACGTCTCGGCCGCCCAGTTGCTCAACATCAAGCGCGTCACCACCCGGCAGAACAACATGCAGTGGTTCAAGGTGCCGCCGAAGATCTACTTCGAGCCCCAGGCCATCCGCTACCTCGCGGCAATGCCCGACGTCCACCGCGTCACCGTGGTCACCGACGCGACCATGACCCGGCTCGGTTACGTGGAGCGCGTCAGCCGTGTCCTGCAACAGCGGCAGCAACCCGTGACCATCCAGGTCATCGACGACGTCGAGCCGGAGCCGAGCATCGACTCCGTACAGCGTGGCGCCGCTCTCATGCGCGACTTCCGGCCGGACACCATCATCGCCCTGGGCGGCGGATCCCCCATGGACGCGGCGAAGGTGATGTGGCTGCTGTACGAACAGCCGGACGTCGACTTCGCCGACATGCGGCAGAAGTTCTCCGACATCCGTAAGCGTGCCTTCCGCTTCCCCGTGCTCGGCAAGCGGGCCCGTCTCGTCTGCGTTCCCACCACCTCGGGAACCGGCGCCGAGGTCACCCCCTTCGCCGTGATCTCCGACCCTGCGACCGGCAAGAAGTACCCGCTGGCCGACTACGCCCTGACCCCCAGCGTCGCGATCATCGATCCCGTCCTGACCAACGACCTGCCGGCGTCGCTCGCGGCCGACAGCGGCTTCGACGCCCTCACCCATGCCACCGAGGCGTACGTCTCCGTCTATGCCAACGACTTCACCGACGGTCTGGCGCTGCACGCCATCAGGCTGGTCTTCGACCACCTCGAGGCGGCGGTCACCGGCGAGGCGGCACGGCGGAGCGTGGCACGGGAGAAGATGCACAACGCGGGCACCATCGCCGGCATGGCCTTCGGCAACGCCTTCCTCGGCATCGTCCACGCGATGTCCCACACCCTGGGCGCCACCTTCCACATCGCCCACGGGCGGACCAACGCAATCCTCCTGCCGCACGTGATCCGCTACAACGGCACCGTTCCCGGCAAGCTGACGGGATGGCCCAAGTACGAGAGCTACCGCGCGCCCGAGAGGTTCCAGGACATCGCCCGCGCCCTCGGGCTCCCCGCATCCACCCCCGCCGAGGGCGTGGCCTCGTACGCCGCCGCGGTGGAACGCCTGCGGGACGCCGTGGGCATCGAACCGTCCTTCCGCGCCCTGGGACTTGACGAGGCCGCCTTCATCGGCGCGCTGCCGCAGCAGGCACTGAACGCCTATGAGGACCAGTGCGCCCCGGCCAACCCGCGCATGCCGATGCTGGACGACATGGAGGACATCATGCGCGCGGCCTACTATGCCGGGCCGCGGCCCCTTCCCTCCTTCTGA
- the gap gene encoding type I glyceraldehyde-3-phosphate dehydrogenase, with protein sequence MTVRIGINGFGRIGRNYLRCVMERAETSNGTPIEVVAVNDLTSPAALAHLLTYDSTYGRLHRTVDHDGESITVDGHRIAVTSRRDPADLRWDALGVDVVIEATGRFRTKEEAGRHLTAGARKVLLSVPGKGVDATIVMGVNESAYDPRVDHVISNASCTTNCVAPMMKVLSERFGIVKGLMTTIHGYTNDQVVLDGPHKDLRRGRTAAVNIIPTSTGAARAVGLVLPELAGTLDGIAVRVPVEDGSLTDLSLVLARQVSAQDVNDAFREAAEGPLKGVLRVSDAPIVSRDIVGDPASCIVDAPLTQTNGDLVKVFGWYDNEWGYTNRLVDLTQYVATLLDAR encoded by the coding sequence ATGACCGTACGCATCGGAATCAACGGCTTCGGACGCATCGGCCGGAACTACCTGCGCTGCGTCATGGAACGCGCGGAGACGAGCAACGGCACCCCCATCGAGGTGGTGGCCGTCAACGACCTCACCTCCCCGGCTGCGCTGGCCCATCTGCTCACCTACGACTCCACCTACGGCCGACTCCACCGCACCGTTGATCACGACGGCGAATCCATTACGGTGGACGGTCACCGCATCGCGGTCACGTCCCGGCGCGACCCCGCCGACCTCCGGTGGGACGCGCTCGGCGTGGACGTCGTCATCGAGGCCACCGGACGCTTCCGCACCAAGGAGGAAGCGGGCCGGCACCTGACGGCAGGAGCACGCAAGGTGCTGCTGTCCGTCCCCGGCAAGGGCGTCGACGCCACCATCGTCATGGGCGTCAACGAGTCCGCGTACGACCCGCGCGTCGACCACGTGATCTCCAACGCGTCCTGCACCACCAACTGCGTGGCTCCCATGATGAAAGTCCTCAGCGAGCGCTTCGGCATCGTCAAGGGACTGATGACCACCATCCACGGCTACACCAACGACCAGGTCGTGCTCGACGGCCCGCACAAGGACCTGCGCCGCGGCCGCACGGCCGCAGTGAACATCATCCCGACCAGCACCGGCGCCGCCCGCGCCGTCGGCCTGGTGCTCCCCGAACTCGCGGGCACCCTGGACGGCATCGCCGTGCGCGTGCCGGTCGAGGACGGCTCGCTGACCGACCTCAGCCTGGTACTGGCACGGCAGGTGTCCGCACAGGACGTCAACGACGCTTTCCGGGAAGCCGCCGAGGGACCGCTGAAGGGCGTCCTGAGGGTGAGCGATGCCCCTATCGTCTCGCGCGACATCGTCGGCGACCCCGCCTCGTGCATCGTGGACGCCCCGCTGACGCAGACCAACGGCGACCTGGTCAAGGTCTTCGGCTGGTACGACAACGAGTGGGGCTACACGAACCGACTCGTCGACCTGACCCAGTACGTCGCCACGCTGCTCGACGCCCGGTGA
- a CDS encoding CBS domain-containing protein, whose translation MSTVVEERTVGQVMTSEVVQARPDTSFEELARMLIAHRIGGLPVVDDDDKVMGVISRKDLARQQGCLGRHDSGRHRMALTPRRPADAHAVAGLAMAAGELMTSPAVTVHPEQRVADAARIMERRHVDRLPVVDEEDRLIGITTRRDLLRVFLRTDEEILADVADAVSGRAPAAHRIDGLRIDVRDGMVTMVGSSEPALDTTALISATWRVDGVVGVVNRLTTARESDH comes from the coding sequence ATGAGCACCGTGGTCGAAGAACGGACGGTGGGCCAAGTCATGACCAGCGAGGTGGTCCAGGCCCGCCCGGACACCTCCTTCGAAGAACTGGCTCGCATGCTCATCGCCCATCGGATCGGCGGGCTGCCGGTGGTGGATGACGACGACAAGGTCATGGGCGTCATCTCCCGGAAAGACCTTGCCAGGCAACAGGGCTGTCTCGGCCGGCACGACTCCGGGCGGCATCGGATGGCGCTCACACCACGGCGACCGGCCGACGCCCACGCCGTCGCGGGACTCGCCATGGCGGCAGGCGAGCTGATGACCAGCCCGGCTGTAACCGTGCATCCCGAACAGCGCGTCGCCGACGCCGCGCGCATCATGGAACGTCGCCACGTCGACCGGTTGCCGGTGGTGGACGAGGAAGACCGTCTGATCGGCATCACCACGCGACGTGATCTGCTGCGCGTCTTCCTGAGGACGGACGAGGAGATCCTCGCGGACGTCGCCGATGCCGTCTCCGGCCGGGCGCCGGCCGCCCACCGCATCGACGGGCTCCGCATCGACGTTCGCGACGGGATGGTCACCATGGTGGGGTCATCCGAACCTGCCCTCGATACAACGGCGTTGATCAGCGCTACGTGGCGCGTGGACGGTGTGGTGGGTGTGGTGAACCGGCTGACAACCGCCCGCGAAAGCGATCACTGA